A stretch of Chitinophaga caeni DNA encodes these proteins:
- a CDS encoding PA2169 family four-helix-bundle protein: protein MKKLNQTIVILQKLSRTQVDRIQGYERAIQICDDEDLKHIFKDMIRISEDLHQQLSGLLLEMGFAQEKNNTLTGKAYATWMQIKNKLLPASQRHQVLQDCEFGEDMAQRVYSDVLSGKEKLPIDVYKLLLHQQKIMKSSYDRIHHLRNIF from the coding sequence ATGAAGAAGCTCAATCAAACGATAGTGATATTACAAAAATTATCCAGGACGCAAGTAGATCGTATTCAAGGTTATGAAAGAGCCATTCAAATTTGTGATGATGAAGATCTGAAGCATATTTTTAAAGATATGATCAGGATAAGCGAGGATTTGCACCAACAACTTTCCGGCTTATTACTGGAAATGGGGTTTGCACAAGAAAAAAACAATACCTTGACCGGGAAGGCTTACGCCACCTGGATGCAGATAAAAAATAAGCTTTTACCCGCATCCCAACGCCACCAAGTATTACAAGATTGTGAATTCGGAGAAGATATGGCACAGAGGGTTTATTCCGATGTTCTAAGTGGAAAAGAGAAGTTGCCTATAGATGTGTACAAACTGCTTTTACACCAACAGAAGATTATGAAATCTTCTTATGATAGGATACACCACTTGAGAAATATCTTCTGA
- a CDS encoding CsbD family protein: MNTTILKGKWNEISGKLKQQFAELTDDDLKYEEGKEDELMGKIQQKIGKSKDEVQSLIQSFLK, encoded by the coding sequence ATGAACACGACAATTTTGAAAGGTAAATGGAATGAGATCAGCGGTAAGTTAAAGCAGCAGTTTGCAGAATTAACCGATGATGATCTTAAGTATGAAGAGGGTAAGGAAGATGAATTGATGGGTAAGATCCAGCAAAAGATCGGTAAATCTAAAGATGAAGTTCAATCACTAATTCAATCTTTTTTGAAATAA
- a CDS encoding response regulator, translating to MGSLILIIDDEPDICRLLKMSLSRDGYQVKYVHGLNEGLAFIEEEVPDILFLDIHLPDGSGLAALPFIKENHDNITIVTISAFDAGYEKEAALSAGASYFLPKPFNIKSLKDLMVQLHE from the coding sequence ATGGGAAGTTTAATTTTAATTATCGATGATGAACCTGATATTTGCCGCCTCCTTAAAATGAGTTTATCACGCGATGGATACCAGGTTAAATATGTACATGGACTGAATGAAGGCTTAGCTTTTATAGAGGAAGAGGTACCTGATATTTTATTCTTGGACATACACTTGCCGGATGGTTCGGGCTTAGCCGCATTGCCATTTATAAAGGAAAACCATGATAATATTACAATTGTAACAATCAGCGCTTTCGATGCCGGCTATGAAAAAGAGGCAGCGCTCTCTGCCGGCGCTTCCTACTTTTTGCCGAAACCTTTTAACATTAAAAGCTTAAAAGATTTGATGGTGCAACTTCATGAATGA
- a CDS encoding sigma-54-dependent transcriptional regulator yields the protein MKSILIVDDEINICTLLSKFLSKNGYQVESTMQGNTALKMLEASKYDLVLCDYRLKDTDGAQLLSNIREISPQTVVVIITGYSDVRTAVDMVKKGAFDYISKPLYPDEILSLVKKALEYEQPPLAAMGKLNQKASKQYKESNQYPLQDQNYVFGKSKVAKELYRQITLVAPTDYTVIIYGETGTGKESVAHLIHEQSNRHKGPFIALDCGALSKELAASELFGHEKGAFTGAVNSKEGAFEQAKGGTLFLDEIANLSYDIQVALLRVIQEKQVRHVGSVKEIAVDVRLIVASNEKLQDAVLKGKFREDLYHRFNEFTIHIPPLRDREDDLGLLVDNFLEQTAKELDKPKAGISKEVMECLYQYDWPGNIRELKNIIRRACLLTPDGQNISMESMPLEMKETHDIIPIVNNPVEENLETADIQGQNDLKSVALKAEYQKIMNVLKAVKYNKTKAAQMLNIDRKTLYNKLRLLNISY from the coding sequence ATGAAAAGTATTTTGATTGTTGATGACGAAATAAATATCTGTACGTTGCTAAGCAAATTCCTTTCGAAGAATGGATACCAAGTTGAAAGCACGATGCAGGGAAATACGGCACTCAAAATGCTGGAGGCTAGCAAATATGACCTCGTGCTATGCGATTATAGACTAAAAGATACTGATGGTGCGCAATTATTAAGCAATATCAGGGAAATTTCGCCCCAAACCGTTGTAGTGATTATTACCGGCTATAGCGATGTCAGAACTGCCGTAGATATGGTTAAAAAGGGTGCTTTTGATTATATTTCCAAACCCTTGTATCCCGATGAGATCCTGTCCTTAGTTAAAAAAGCTTTGGAGTACGAACAACCCCCGCTTGCCGCTATGGGGAAACTCAATCAAAAAGCATCAAAGCAGTACAAGGAAAGCAATCAATATCCCCTGCAAGATCAAAACTATGTTTTCGGGAAAAGTAAAGTCGCTAAAGAGTTATACCGTCAAATTACCTTGGTTGCCCCAACAGATTATACGGTTATTATCTACGGCGAAACCGGGACAGGGAAGGAGTCTGTAGCACACCTGATCCATGAGCAAAGCAATAGGCATAAAGGCCCTTTTATAGCCTTAGATTGCGGGGCTTTATCGAAAGAACTGGCGGCAAGTGAGCTATTCGGGCATGAAAAAGGAGCGTTTACCGGGGCCGTAAACTCCAAGGAAGGCGCCTTCGAACAAGCCAAAGGGGGCACCTTGTTCCTCGATGAAATAGCCAATCTTTCTTATGATATACAAGTTGCCCTTCTCAGGGTAATTCAAGAAAAACAGGTGCGACATGTAGGAAGTGTAAAAGAAATTGCCGTTGATGTGCGCTTGATCGTGGCATCAAATGAAAAACTCCAAGACGCCGTGTTAAAGGGTAAGTTCCGGGAAGATTTATACCATCGTTTCAATGAATTTACCATACATATCCCGCCGTTGAGGGACCGTGAAGATGATCTTGGTCTCTTGGTAGATAATTTCCTGGAACAAACAGCTAAGGAGCTAGATAAACCTAAAGCGGGTATTTCCAAGGAAGTGATGGAGTGTTTATATCAATATGATTGGCCAGGGAATATACGCGAATTGAAAAATATTATCAGGAGAGCCTGTTTATTAACCCCGGATGGACAAAACATTTCGATGGAATCCATGCCATTAGAAATGAAGGAAACTCATGATATAATCCCGATCGTAAATAACCCCGTTGAGGAAAACCTGGAAACGGCAGACATCCAAGGGCAGAATGATTTAAAAAGCGTTGCCTTAAAGGCTGAGTATCAAAAGATAATGAATGTACTTAAAGCGGTAAAATATAATAAAACGAAAGCTGCGCAAATGTTAAATATCGATCGGAAAACTTTATATAATAAATTGCGTTTACTTAATATCAGTTATTAG
- a CDS encoding low affinity iron permease family protein has product MKSTTRKKKKPVKKQSALSRLFEKFAGRVIQATGSTTAFLIALGVLIFWGICGPIFKYSDTWQLVINTGTTIITFLMVFLIQKSQNKDSKSVQLKLNELIAATPNASNRLIDVESLSEEELNVLHQYYTILCKEIQKKISLEESHSIEEAMKSSRSIGKHK; this is encoded by the coding sequence ATGAAAAGCACCACCAGGAAAAAAAAGAAACCTGTAAAGAAACAGTCCGCTTTATCCAGGTTATTCGAAAAATTTGCAGGCAGGGTTATCCAGGCCACCGGCAGTACAACTGCCTTCTTGATTGCATTGGGCGTATTAATTTTTTGGGGCATTTGCGGCCCTATTTTTAAATACTCGGATACCTGGCAGCTCGTTATTAATACCGGCACTACCATCATCACTTTCCTGATGGTTTTCTTAATCCAGAAATCACAAAACAAGGATTCAAAATCGGTTCAATTGAAACTGAACGAACTCATTGCCGCTACCCCAAATGCCAGTAACCGCTTAATCGATGTGGAATCTTTGAGCGAGGAAGAGTTGAATGTATTGCATCAATACTACACTATATTATGCAAGGAAATTCAGAAGAAGATTTCTCTCGAAGAATCACATTCTATCGAAGAAGCTATGAAATCTTCCAGGAGCATCGGTAAACATAAATAA
- a CDS encoding VOC family protein: MEYKVPAQTRIGHVHLKVSDLQRSLDFYCGLLGFELMVTYGTDAAFISAGGYHHHIGLNTWHSKNSPPAPVQYPGLYHTAILYPTRKDLAMILKRLLDANVSFTGFADHGVSEALYLDDPDGNGVELYWDRPREEWPMDADGKLVMYTHRLDLPGLLKELDA, encoded by the coding sequence ATGGAATATAAAGTACCTGCACAAACCAGGATAGGTCACGTGCATTTAAAAGTATCTGATCTACAGCGCTCTTTAGATTTTTATTGCGGCTTATTAGGTTTTGAACTGATGGTTACATATGGAACTGATGCGGCGTTTATTTCTGCCGGGGGTTATCATCATCATATCGGGTTAAATACATGGCATAGCAAAAATTCTCCCCCTGCCCCGGTGCAGTACCCCGGTTTGTATCATACAGCTATATTATACCCAACACGTAAAGACTTGGCCATGATCCTGAAAAGGTTATTAGACGCAAATGTGTCCTTCACGGGATTTGCTGATCACGGGGTTTCCGAAGCTTTGTATCTCGATGATCCCGACGGAAACGGGGTTGAATTATACTGGGATCGTCCAAGGGAAGAATGGCCCATGGATGCAGATGGGAAACTGGTAATGTATACCCACAGGCTAGATTTGCCCGGTTTATTAAAAGAGTTGGATGCTTGA
- a CDS encoding porin, with product MKKFRFHLFLLPCMVLTTIVKAQRQRDTMLTQPLIPITKQQLLSNVDIIANMRYAFRSEFNEGAYTGSRFNMEQFRLEFRGKVLDKLYFRFRDRYTRDPTTQTVDNLSRSTDLAYLRFDPDEHWKIYAGKLCADWGGFEFDANPIEIYEYSDIVEYADNFLSGAGVGYVTNNKQEFTFQLLNSRTATFGELYDSVPGLRPSKFPFAAVGNWRGELFDGKVSTIWSYSIFKEAHNTYMNYIALGTQLKLKNFQLQYDFKWSDEQLDRKTIVSDIIKPLGIQAATDAKYISHWMRADVRVAPIVNLFFVGMVDFANWDDNPDPSVDSRLRTAWGYMPGVEVFPFKKYNLKIYGIMVGRKYVYSDYAKNTLGASNTDNYRISVGIISPILVL from the coding sequence ATGAAGAAATTTCGGTTCCATTTGTTTTTATTGCCGTGCATGGTTTTAACAACTATTGTAAAGGCTCAGCGGCAAAGAGATACCATGTTGACGCAACCCTTGATTCCCATCACGAAACAACAGTTGTTATCCAATGTAGACATTATCGCAAATATGCGCTATGCATTCCGCAGCGAGTTTAACGAGGGAGCTTATACCGGTTCCCGGTTCAATATGGAACAATTTCGCTTGGAGTTCCGGGGTAAAGTCCTGGATAAATTATACTTCCGTTTCCGGGATCGCTATACCCGTGATCCAACAACGCAAACGGTAGATAACCTTAGCCGTTCTACCGATTTGGCTTATTTAAGGTTTGACCCGGATGAACATTGGAAGATATATGCAGGAAAGCTCTGTGCGGATTGGGGTGGGTTTGAATTTGACGCTAACCCGATTGAAATCTACGAATACTCCGACATAGTAGAATACGCGGATAACTTCCTCTCCGGCGCCGGGGTAGGTTATGTTACCAATAATAAACAAGAATTTACTTTCCAGTTGTTAAACAGCCGCACGGCTACTTTCGGGGAATTATACGATTCGGTACCGGGTTTAAGGCCTTCAAAATTTCCGTTTGCTGCTGTTGGGAACTGGAGGGGGGAGCTTTTTGACGGCAAAGTTTCCACCATTTGGAGTTATAGCATATTTAAGGAAGCGCATAATACTTATATGAACTATATCGCCCTGGGTACGCAGCTGAAGCTGAAGAACTTCCAATTACAATATGATTTCAAATGGAGCGATGAGCAGTTAGACCGTAAAACTATCGTTTCGGATATAATAAAACCGCTGGGTATACAGGCTGCTACCGATGCTAAGTATATTAGTCACTGGATGCGGGCAGACGTTAGGGTGGCGCCCATTGTAAATTTATTTTTTGTTGGCATGGTGGATTTTGCCAATTGGGATGACAATCCTGACCCCAGCGTAGATTCCCGCTTAAGAACAGCCTGGGGGTACATGCCCGGTGTTGAAGTATTCCCTTTTAAGAAATATAACCTGAAAATATACGGCATCATGGTTGGCCGGAAATATGTTTATAGCGATTATGCTAAGAACACGCTGGGCGCCAGTAATACGGACAATTACAGGATCTCCGTAGGTATCATTTCGCCTATATTGGTGTTGTAA
- a CDS encoding anaerobic C4-dicarboxylate transporter family protein, which yields MIIVQFAVLLAAIIIGARMKGIGLGLMGMVALAIYLFIFRLRPADPPIDVMLIILAVVTAAATMQAAGGMDYMVRLAGKILRSKPSLIVLLGPLTTYLFALFAGTAHITYSLLPIIAEVSTKKRIRPERALSISVVASHLGITSSPISAATAAMLTILGGKVSLVGILSVCIPASIVGILFGVASVWRMGKDLDKDPVFLEKMKDPEFAKHLDSDAGEDKKPLLPGAKSSVLIFSLAVLAIVLVGAFPHLMPQFEAGQENFAVDAMGHIKMATVIELVMLAAAAFILIFCKTSTEAVAKATLFTSGAVAVVSIFGVVWMSATFMQANLSTIEATLGEMVRAAPWTFAFALFTLSILMFSQAATTKALMPLGVALGIAPANLVAMFPSVNGDFFLPGYPTLLAAIQFDRTGSTHIGKYLLNHSFMIPGVVSVSITVIVGFLFSAIFL from the coding sequence ATGATCATAGTTCAATTTGCCGTATTACTTGCAGCTATCATTATTGGGGCAAGAATGAAAGGCATCGGCCTTGGATTGATGGGTATGGTAGCATTGGCTATTTACTTGTTTATTTTCCGCCTGCGCCCCGCTGATCCCCCGATTGATGTGATGTTAATAATCTTGGCCGTAGTAACGGCTGCCGCAACGATGCAGGCAGCAGGGGGAATGGATTACATGGTGCGTTTAGCAGGAAAGATATTGCGTAGCAAACCTTCTTTGATAGTACTATTGGGGCCTTTAACGACCTATCTTTTTGCCTTATTTGCCGGTACGGCGCATATTACATATTCCTTGCTACCGATTATTGCGGAAGTTTCAACCAAGAAACGCATCCGGCCAGAAAGGGCATTGAGTATATCCGTAGTAGCCTCGCACCTGGGAATTACTTCAAGTCCTATTTCTGCTGCTACCGCGGCAATGCTTACCATACTAGGAGGAAAGGTTTCGCTTGTAGGTATCTTATCGGTTTGTATACCTGCTTCCATAGTGGGGATTTTGTTTGGGGTGGCTTCCGTGTGGCGTATGGGTAAAGATTTGGATAAGGACCCGGTATTCCTGGAGAAGATGAAAGATCCCGAGTTTGCAAAACATTTGGACTCGGATGCGGGGGAAGATAAGAAGCCTTTATTGCCGGGCGCTAAATCTTCCGTGCTGATATTCTCTTTGGCTGTGTTGGCAATAGTTTTGGTGGGGGCATTTCCGCATTTGATGCCGCAGTTTGAAGCAGGTCAAGAGAATTTCGCCGTGGATGCAATGGGACATATAAAAATGGCCACGGTCATAGAGCTGGTCATGCTTGCAGCAGCAGCTTTTATATTGATATTCTGCAAAACTTCAACCGAAGCGGTAGCAAAAGCCACCTTATTTACCAGTGGTGCTGTTGCGGTAGTTTCCATCTTCGGGGTGGTTTGGATGAGCGCAACTTTTATGCAAGCAAATTTGTCCACGATAGAAGCCACGCTAGGAGAAATGGTACGCGCGGCTCCATGGACTTTCGCTTTCGCCCTGTTTACACTTAGTATATTAATGTTTAGCCAAGCAGCCACCACGAAGGCATTAATGCCTTTAGGGGTAGCGCTGGGCATCGCGCCTGCTAACTTGGTTGCGATGTTTCCATCTGTAAATGGAGATTTCTTTTTGCCCGGTTACCCTACCCTTTTGGCAGCTATACAATTCGATCGAACGGGAAGCACGCATATCGGTAAATACTTATTGAACCATAGTTTCATGATACCAGGTGTGGTGAGTGTTTCCATTACCGTGATCGTAGGGTTCCTATTTTCAGCCATTTTCTTATAG
- a CDS encoding type II asparaginase yields MNRVTVFRPALILSIVAILWQSVPLQTIAQRKKTRKDIPAPQTTRKHNPNLPNVVILATGGTIAGAGTSSVGTAYTAGQIPIESLLQAVPEATKVANITGEQVAQVGSQAMNDEVWLKLAKRINELAKKSDVDGFVITHGTDTQEETALFLNLTVKTDKPVVMVGAMRSATAISADGPKNLYDAIVTAASPSSKGRGVVVCMNDNLFSARDVVKVNTTNVDAFHAPNSGPIGFVLDGKVAWYSLSLRKHTTQTEFDISNVDKLPKVDILYGYSNVDPNLVDALVNDGTKGIVIAGVGNGNLYPAVEERVKAAVKKGVVVVRSSRVMSGRTTMDAETDDKVLGTIASDEFNPQKARVLLQLALLKTTDQDTIQQMFLRY; encoded by the coding sequence ATGAACCGAGTAACCGTATTCCGTCCCGCATTGATACTAAGTATCGTAGCGATCTTATGGCAATCCGTTCCCCTTCAAACAATTGCTCAAAGAAAGAAAACCCGGAAAGATATCCCTGCTCCCCAAACCACAAGAAAGCATAATCCGAACTTGCCGAACGTAGTTATTTTAGCTACGGGAGGTACAATTGCAGGAGCCGGTACTTCCAGCGTGGGCACGGCATATACTGCTGGTCAAATACCAATTGAATCATTGCTACAGGCCGTTCCCGAGGCAACGAAAGTGGCAAATATCACCGGGGAGCAAGTGGCGCAGGTGGGTAGCCAGGCGATGAACGATGAAGTATGGTTGAAGCTCGCCAAAAGAATTAATGAGTTGGCTAAAAAAAGTGATGTGGATGGATTCGTAATCACCCATGGTACAGACACCCAGGAAGAAACAGCTCTCTTTTTAAACCTCACTGTTAAAACGGATAAACCCGTTGTGATGGTTGGCGCGATGCGCTCTGCAACAGCTATTTCCGCCGATGGACCAAAAAACTTGTACGATGCCATCGTAACTGCGGCCAGCCCTAGCTCTAAAGGACGGGGAGTCGTTGTTTGTATGAATGATAATCTTTTTTCTGCGAGGGATGTTGTAAAAGTAAATACAACTAACGTGGATGCTTTTCATGCGCCTAACTCCGGCCCAATCGGCTTCGTACTCGATGGAAAGGTAGCATGGTATAGTCTGAGCCTGCGGAAGCATACCACGCAAACTGAGTTTGATATATCTAATGTTGATAAGCTTCCTAAAGTAGATATTTTATATGGCTATTCTAATGTCGATCCCAACTTGGTAGATGCCTTGGTGAATGATGGAACGAAAGGTATCGTTATTGCCGGGGTCGGAAATGGAAACCTTTATCCTGCCGTAGAAGAAAGGGTAAAAGCCGCCGTTAAAAAGGGCGTTGTTGTAGTGCGTTCTTCAAGGGTGATGAGCGGTCGTACAACGATGGATGCCGAAACAGATGACAAGGTGCTGGGAACCATTGCTTCTGATGAATTTAATCCGCAGAAGGCCAGGGTATTGTTGCAATTAGCATTATTGAAAACAACAGATCAAGATACGATTCAACAAATGTTTCTACGCTATTAA
- the aspA gene encoding aspartate ammonia-lyase produces MSKRIEHDFLGEREIPQDVYYGIQTLRALENFHITGIPIKSEPLFVQGLGYVKKAAALANKELGVLDPNIADYIVKASDRVINGDYNDQFLSDLIQGGAGTSVNMNANEVIANVALEMMGKKKGEYEFCHPNNHVNCSQSTNDAYPTAFRIALYKKLVEYSKILGNLADAFETKAKEFSNVLKMGRTQLQDAVPMSLGDEFGAFATTIREELARVADSKSLIAEINMGATAIGTGVNAPKGYAELVTKHLQEITNLPLQLAGDLIEATYDTGAYVQLSGVLKRTAVKLSKLCNDLRLLSSGPRCGLNEINLPPMQPGSSIMPGKVNPVIPEVVNQTAFYVIGADLTVTMAAEAGQLQLNVMEPVISFALFTSITYLEHACDTLREKCVVGITANAEHTQNMVMQSIGIVTQLNPIIGYEKSAAIAREALESGKSVHDLAVKEKKLLTQEKWDEIFTFKNMIHPTFIK; encoded by the coding sequence ATGTCAAAAAGAATCGAACATGATTTTCTCGGTGAACGAGAGATACCACAAGACGTGTATTATGGCATTCAAACCCTGAGAGCGCTCGAAAATTTTCATATCACGGGCATCCCGATCAAATCAGAACCGCTGTTTGTACAAGGCCTTGGCTATGTAAAGAAAGCCGCCGCCCTTGCCAATAAAGAACTTGGTGTGTTGGATCCTAATATCGCTGATTATATCGTGAAAGCGAGTGATAGGGTAATTAATGGTGATTATAATGACCAGTTTTTGAGTGACCTGATCCAAGGAGGCGCCGGTACTTCGGTGAACATGAACGCGAATGAAGTAATCGCCAATGTTGCGTTGGAGATGATGGGTAAAAAGAAAGGTGAATACGAATTTTGTCATCCTAATAACCATGTAAACTGCTCGCAATCTACGAATGATGCTTATCCTACCGCATTTAGAATCGCTTTATATAAAAAACTGGTAGAATACAGTAAGATCCTCGGAAACCTGGCGGATGCTTTCGAAACCAAGGCAAAGGAATTTAGTAATGTGCTTAAAATGGGACGCACGCAACTCCAGGATGCAGTGCCAATGAGCCTTGGTGATGAATTTGGGGCTTTCGCTACGACGATTCGTGAAGAGCTTGCAAGGGTTGCAGATAGCAAATCCTTGATTGCCGAGATCAATATGGGCGCTACCGCGATAGGAACCGGGGTCAATGCCCCGAAAGGTTACGCGGAGCTTGTTACCAAACATTTACAAGAAATAACAAACTTGCCTTTGCAGCTTGCCGGCGACTTGATAGAAGCTACTTACGATACCGGTGCATATGTACAATTATCCGGTGTCCTGAAAAGAACAGCCGTTAAGTTATCAAAGTTGTGTAATGACTTGAGATTATTATCATCCGGTCCGCGTTGCGGGTTGAATGAAATCAACTTGCCGCCGATGCAACCGGGATCATCTATCATGCCGGGAAAAGTGAACCCGGTAATCCCCGAAGTTGTTAACCAGACCGCCTTTTATGTAATAGGCGCCGATCTTACCGTGACGATGGCGGCGGAGGCAGGGCAATTACAATTGAATGTTATGGAACCTGTAATTTCATTCGCCTTATTTACATCCATTACATATTTAGAGCATGCTTGCGATACGCTCCGCGAGAAATGTGTAGTGGGTATAACCGCCAATGCAGAACATACTCAAAACATGGTGATGCAAAGTATCGGCATCGTGACGCAATTGAACCCTATCATCGGCTACGAAAAGTCGGCTGCTATTGCAAGGGAAGCGTTAGAATCAGGTAAATCGGTACATGACCTGGCGGTTAAAGAAAAGAAGCTATTGACACAAGAAAAATGGGATGAAATATTCACATTTAAGAATATGATTCATCCGACATTTATAAAGTAA
- a CDS encoding SixA phosphatase family protein — translation MKTLYLVRHAKSSWNDPDIDDFDRPLNKRGKINAPEMAQRMVERGELPNLIISSPAKRARSTAKMMAKNWDYPRQAILLEEELYLCYASTFLKIITKIDDDFEKVAIFAHNPGITDFANYLTETIRIDNIPTAGIFAIQAETDHWKDFDLAKKQFLFFDYPKSRD, via the coding sequence ATGAAAACATTGTACCTCGTTCGTCATGCTAAATCTAGTTGGAACGATCCAGATATTGATGATTTTGATCGCCCGTTGAATAAACGGGGTAAAATAAATGCCCCCGAAATGGCTCAACGCATGGTGGAACGCGGTGAGCTACCGAACCTAATCATTTCAAGCCCCGCCAAAAGAGCCCGCAGCACCGCCAAGATGATGGCAAAAAATTGGGATTACCCGAGGCAGGCGATCTTGCTGGAAGAAGAATTATACCTATGTTACGCTTCAACATTTTTGAAAATTATCACGAAAATTGATGACGATTTCGAAAAGGTGGCCATTTTTGCTCATAACCCGGGCATCACGGATTTTGCTAATTACCTTACAGAAACGATCCGTATAGATAATATCCCGACTGCCGGAATTTTCGCCATCCAGGCAGAGACCGACCATTGGAAAGATTTTGACCTAGCTAAGAAACAATTTTTATTTTTCGATTACCCCAAATCAAGGGACTGA